A window from Brachyhypopomus gauderio isolate BG-103 chromosome 6, BGAUD_0.2, whole genome shotgun sequence encodes these proteins:
- the LOC143517662 gene encoding cytosolic phospholipase A2 gamma-like, giving the protein MDQNKRAVRLGHSLNEAERQHVSNRRGTVQQCLQKHNIPCSLDEVPNIAVLGSGGGERAMIGLLGSLSQLGEEGLLDCIMYLSGVSGSTWCMSSVYKEPDWSTKMETVKQGVIKKLNSGQVSKSEQYKRLEKMTERDNFSITDIWSALVVSNEVKEINEHVLTEQRGLHTRDPYPIYTVIDKQCSHDKLHKDVWFEITPDECGYSLTGAFVDSTAWGSLFDKGAVTKKQPQIDILSLQGLCSSTLAEGKEFRQWILQELQHFTQKKASTTTQAPNKDEAHQVVSNLVELTRRSFTEEDPSVSITKMNDLLKGKQNKDGRDVKLHGTITNEALNKFTMDVCDSFFVWFKEHDIWRVIIKCMMKVAEWDWGTQYNFLYNTKAAEVHPSILKSKTRQYEDAGLLLNSPYFSVLRKERNVDLIISFDFSAGDPFETADNTAQMCKDLQVFFPTVKRPGNDQEPDDFYVFEDNPTAPTVIHIPLFNAGNCKGEVKKWKDRYWTYQSQYTEEMVSDLLEKAALNIKNTKQKLLKVIEEVIQRKKKH; this is encoded by the exons atggACCAGAACAAAAG GGCTGTGAGACTTGGACACTCTCTGAATGAGGCTGAGAGACAACATGTGTCCAACAGGAGAGGGACTGTTCAACAGTGTCTGCAGAAGCACAATATACCCTGCAGTCTG GACGAGGTGCCCAACATTGCTGTGCTGGGCtctggtggaggggagagagctATGATTGGACTGCTGGGGTCTCTGAGTCAGCTGGGTGAAGAGGGACTGCTGGACTGTATCATGTATCTCAGTGGTGTCTCTGGATCTACATG GTGCATGTCATCAGTGTACAAAGAACCAGACTGGTCCACCAAAATGGAGACGGTGAAACAGGGCGTCATCAAAAAGCTCAACAGTGGCCAAGTCAGCAAATCTGAACAATACAAGAGACTAGAGAAAATGACTGAAAGAGACAACTTCAGTATAACTGACATCTGGTCTGCACTGGTTGTCAGTAATGAAGTAAAAGag ATTAATGAACACGTTCTCACAGAACAGAGGGGTCTGCACACCAGAGACCCTTATCCCATCTATACGGTGATTGACAAACAGTGCAGCCATGATAAACTGCATAAAG atgtttgGTTTGAGATCACCCCAGATGAGTGTGGCTACTCCCTCACTGGAGCCTTTGTGGATTCAACTGCCTGGGGAAGTCTGTTTGATAAAGGAGCAGTGACCAAGAAACAGCCTCAGATTGACATACTGTCCCTACAAG GTCTGTGTAGTAGTACGCTAGCAGAAGGGAAAGAGTTTAGGCAGTGGATCCTACAGGAGCTTCAGCACTTCACAC AGAAAAAAGCATCAACCACTACACAAGCACCAAATAAGGACGAGGCTCACCAGGTGGTGTCCAACCTTGTGGAGTTGACTCGACGTTCCTTCACGGAAGAAGACCCTTCTGTTAGCATCACCAAGATGAATGATTTACTGAAAG GAAAGCAAAATAAGGACGGCCGTGATGTAAAACTTCATGGGACAATCACAAATGAGGCGTTAAATAAGTTCACCATGGATGTCTGTGATTCTTTCTTTGTCTGGTTCAAGGAACACG ACATTTGGAGAGTCATTATTAAATGCATGATGAAAGTTGCAGAGTGGGACTGGGGAACACAATATAACTTCCTCTACAACACGAAAG CTGCTGAAGTTCACCCCAGCATCCTGAAGTCAAAGACTCGACAATATGAGGATGCTGGACTGTTACTCAACTCTCCCTACTTCTCTGTACTGAGAAAGGAACGAAACGTTGACCTCATCATTTCATTTGACTTCAGTGCTGGAGATCCATttgag ACAGCAGACAACACTGCTCAAATGTGTAAAGACCTGCAGGTATTTTTCCCTACAGTCAAGCGTCCTGGAAATGATCAAGAACCAGACGACTTCTACGTGTTTGAGGACAACCCCACAGCTCCAACGGTCATTCACATCCCCCTGTTTAATGCTGGTAACTGTAAAG GTGAGGTTAAGAAGTGGAAAGACAGATACTGGACCTATCAGTCTCAGTACACTGAAGAAATGGTCAGTGATCTTTTGGAGAAAGCCGCTCTAAACATCAAAAACACAAAGCAGAAACTCCTGAAGGTGATTGAGGAAGTCATTCAAAGAAAGAAGAAACATTAG